A single Streptomyces sp. Edi2 DNA region contains:
- a CDS encoding GNAT family N-acetyltransferase, translating into MTPILRTDRLILAPYRPEDEEVFVALLGDEEVCRWMGQDRVPEEEIRVIFQAILHEIYAKNMFDVWAVWSEGAYVGHAEIKKTGNVDGYEMIAALVKKSRGRGVGNELVRGLLHYAADTLQLSEVYGMVGAENAASLALGKKLGFTHVRDVVADDGTVTKMLVLPTGNSRHPDPGASPAAVPVG; encoded by the coding sequence ATGACCCCGATCTTGCGTACCGACCGGCTGATTCTTGCGCCCTACCGGCCCGAGGACGAGGAAGTCTTCGTCGCGCTGCTCGGTGACGAAGAGGTCTGCCGCTGGATGGGCCAAGACCGCGTACCCGAAGAAGAGATCCGGGTCATATTCCAAGCGATTCTCCACGAGATCTACGCCAAGAACATGTTCGACGTATGGGCTGTGTGGTCCGAGGGCGCCTACGTGGGCCACGCGGAGATCAAGAAAACCGGCAACGTCGACGGCTACGAGATGATCGCCGCGCTGGTCAAGAAGAGCCGGGGGAGGGGGGTGGGCAACGAGTTGGTCCGCGGTCTGCTGCACTACGCCGCTGACACCCTGCAGCTCAGCGAGGTGTACGGAATGGTGGGCGCCGAAAATGCCGCCAGTCTGGCGCTGGGCAAAAAGCTGGGATTCACCCATGTCCGCGACGTCGTCGCGGACGACGGCACCGTGACGAAGATGCTGGTCCTGCCCACCGGCAACAGCCGGCACCCCGACCCCGGTGCAAGTCCGGCCGCCGTCCCGGTGGGCTGA
- a CDS encoding TetR family transcriptional regulator has protein sequence MPNTSQARARIIAATLRIIGDDGIAAVTNRRIAKEAGVSLGSITYHFATQHDLLRESLRSFVDQETRRFTDLATRYCAGPTTPEQAATLIGQVAADTAFDSEHIAPFELYIQAGRDPQLRAAAQECFAAYDRLAASLLGAIGTPDAERLAGPTVALIVGLQLRRLATGTSTDDLVDALLLLAGVPARTT, from the coding sequence ATGCCGAACACCTCCCAGGCCCGCGCACGCATCATTGCGGCCACGCTACGGATCATCGGCGACGACGGGATCGCTGCGGTCACCAACCGCCGCATCGCCAAGGAGGCCGGCGTCTCACTCGGCTCGATCACCTACCACTTCGCGACCCAGCACGACCTGCTGCGCGAGAGCTTGCGCTCCTTCGTCGACCAGGAGACCCGCCGCTTCACCGACCTGGCCACACGCTACTGCGCGGGCCCGACCACCCCGGAGCAGGCCGCCACCCTGATCGGCCAGGTCGCCGCCGACACCGCCTTCGACAGCGAACACATCGCACCCTTCGAGCTCTACATCCAGGCCGGCCGTGACCCCCAGCTCCGCGCTGCCGCGCAGGAGTGCTTCGCGGCCTACGACCGTTTGGCGGCCTCTCTTCTGGGCGCGATCGGCACCCCCGACGCCGAGCGCCTCGCCGGCCCCACCGTCGCCCTCATCGTCGGCCTGCAACTCCGCCGCCTGGCCACGGGCACCAGTACCGACGACCTTGTCGATGCACTGCTCCTGCTCGCGGGAGTTCCGGCACGGACGACATGA
- a CDS encoding VOC family protein yields the protein MSTAHTSAPAFRYSAVTFDCPDPAELARFYGEALGLPLVFSTDHFALLGQEGGAGLGFNRLSDYRRPTWPDPSQEKQAHIELGVDDLDAAQARLLALGAVEPAFQPDPDRWRVLLDPAGHPFCISTLV from the coding sequence ATGAGTACGGCACATACCTCCGCGCCCGCATTCCGCTATTCGGCCGTCACCTTCGACTGTCCGGACCCCGCCGAGCTGGCCCGCTTCTACGGCGAGGCTCTTGGCCTGCCCCTCGTCTTCTCCACTGACCACTTCGCCCTGCTCGGCCAGGAGGGTGGGGCCGGACTGGGGTTCAACCGGCTTTCCGACTACCGCCGTCCCACCTGGCCGGACCCTTCCCAGGAAAAGCAGGCCCACATCGAGCTGGGCGTCGATGACCTGGACGCCGCCCAGGCCCGGTTGCTCGCCCTGGGGGCCGTCGAGCCCGCCTTCCAGCCGGACCCCGACCGATGGCGAGTCCTGCTGGATCCCGCAGGCCACCCGTTCTGCATCTCCACGCTGGTCTGA
- a CDS encoding YafY family protein, with protein MISTSARLLRLVSLLASRPSWTCGELAGRMAVAERTVRRDIAKLRELGYAVESDPGPWGGYRLRAGARVPPLILDDEEALAVAVGMREAALSGTLGGDQAALSALLKLRQVLPRRIADRLGEMDATFVHTPRPDEPQISAGMLLELAAACRRGERARLSYRDWAGKATVRDVDPYRLVHTERRWYFVARDVTRDRWRTFRADRVDRLQPTGRPVEFIDPPDPALLVSRSVATGPYPLQATIRLPMPMNQALRLIPSSVGTHRPEGPDATIVDIGGPDAEGLAGYLISLATPLHVLSPDAVRQALLRRIQELFEHNANGGPNLDSEVARERAPSQENRTTHH; from the coding sequence GTGATCAGCACATCCGCCCGCCTGCTGCGATTGGTCTCCTTGTTGGCCTCCCGGCCGTCGTGGACCTGCGGCGAACTGGCCGGCCGGATGGCGGTGGCCGAACGCACGGTGCGGCGGGACATCGCCAAACTCAGGGAACTCGGCTACGCCGTCGAGTCCGACCCCGGCCCCTGGGGCGGCTATCGCCTCCGGGCCGGAGCGAGGGTTCCCCCGCTGATCCTCGATGACGAAGAGGCACTTGCCGTGGCCGTCGGGATGCGCGAGGCCGCGCTCAGTGGCACCCTCGGCGGCGACCAGGCCGCGCTGTCGGCCCTGCTGAAACTCCGTCAGGTTCTGCCACGGCGGATCGCGGACCGGCTGGGCGAGATGGACGCCACCTTCGTCCACACGCCCAGGCCCGACGAGCCGCAGATCTCGGCCGGCATGCTGCTGGAACTGGCGGCCGCATGCCGCCGGGGCGAGCGTGCCCGACTGTCGTACCGCGACTGGGCAGGGAAAGCCACGGTCCGGGACGTCGACCCCTACCGCCTCGTCCACACCGAACGCCGGTGGTACTTCGTCGCCCGGGACGTCACACGGGACCGGTGGCGGACCTTCCGGGCCGACAGAGTCGACCGACTACAGCCAACCGGGCGGCCGGTGGAGTTCATCGACCCACCGGACCCGGCGCTGCTCGTCTCCCGCTCCGTCGCGACCGGCCCTTACCCGCTCCAAGCGACGATCCGCCTCCCGATGCCCATGAACCAGGCTCTGAGGCTGATCCCGTCGTCCGTGGGTACCCACCGTCCCGAAGGCCCCGACGCCACGATCGTCGACATCGGCGGTCCAGACGCAGAAGGCCTCGCCGGATACCTCATCAGCCTGGCCACACCGCTGCACGTCCTGTCGCCGGACGCGGTACGGCAAGCCCTGCTCCGTCGTATCCAGGAACTCTTCGAGCACAACGCGAACGGCGGTCCCAACCTGGATAGCGAGGTGGCACGAGAACGAGCACCGAGCCAGGAGAACAGAACAACGCACCACTGA
- a CDS encoding DUF4142 domain-containing protein → MITITVALIAVVATVSVWLAQQNSSAGESVSAHLPAAEAGPADSQPGNTGEVTALDKTFLTKVRQAGLWEMPAGRLAQTHASSEAIKRAGMHLLEGHSKLDQLAREDSDALNVPIPDQATPEQQGWLNQLKNAKGRAFDQLFVDLLRASHGKIFITIGEVRAATKNTLIRRLATQTNNTVQDHMDVLEDTGLVKDSTLDDVASTIPK, encoded by the coding sequence GTGATCACCATTACCGTCGCTCTCATAGCGGTCGTCGCCACCGTATCCGTGTGGCTCGCCCAGCAAAACAGCTCCGCCGGCGAATCGGTCTCCGCCCACCTCCCGGCGGCAGAGGCGGGCCCAGCAGACTCTCAGCCGGGTAACACAGGGGAGGTGACGGCGCTGGACAAGACGTTCCTCACCAAGGTCCGGCAGGCCGGGCTGTGGGAGATGCCGGCCGGACGGCTCGCGCAGACACATGCCTCGAGCGAAGCCATCAAACGCGCCGGGATGCATCTGCTCGAAGGGCACAGCAAACTCGATCAGCTGGCCCGTGAGGACTCCGATGCGCTGAACGTGCCGATCCCCGACCAGGCCACGCCCGAACAGCAGGGCTGGCTCAATCAGCTGAAGAACGCCAAAGGCCGCGCCTTCGACCAGCTCTTCGTGGACCTGCTGCGGGCCTCCCACGGCAAGATCTTCATCACCATCGGCGAGGTCCGGGCAGCCACCAAGAACACTCTGATACGGCGGCTGGCAACCCAGACCAACAACACCGTCCAGGACCACATGGACGTCTTGGAAGACACCGGTCTGGTCAAGGACTCCACCCTCGATGACGTCGCCTCGACCATTCCCAAATGA
- a CDS encoding SDR family NAD(P)-dependent oxidoreductase, which produces MNIKGSTVLLTGASGGIGNALARALAARGAHLVVTGRRADALKQLETSLGARPLVADLSDREAVEDLAERAGPVDILVANAALPSSGPLLDYTSRQIDRSLDVNLRAPLLLSRLLAPRMVAAGRGHLVMIGSISGRTSSPSASLYSAAKFGLRGFAHSLRQDLHGTGVGVSLVQPGFVRDAGMFADTGATPPAGIRTVSPEQVAASALRAIERNRAEVNVAPLELRLGSAIGGLFPTLAAAAQRGASPASLVQQIAQAQRHQR; this is translated from the coding sequence CTGAACATCAAGGGCTCGACCGTTCTACTGACCGGCGCCAGCGGCGGAATCGGCAATGCGCTGGCCCGGGCGCTCGCGGCCAGAGGTGCCCACCTGGTGGTCACCGGCCGGCGCGCCGATGCGCTCAAGCAACTCGAAACGTCCTTGGGTGCCCGGCCCCTGGTCGCGGATCTGAGCGACCGTGAGGCGGTCGAAGATCTCGCCGAACGGGCCGGGCCCGTCGACATCTTGGTTGCCAACGCCGCCCTGCCCTCCAGCGGCCCGCTGCTCGACTACACATCCCGCCAGATCGACCGGTCGCTGGATGTGAACCTGCGCGCGCCGCTCCTGCTGTCCCGGCTCCTGGCACCGCGCATGGTGGCCGCCGGCCGCGGCCACCTGGTCATGATCGGCTCGATCTCGGGCCGGACGTCCTCCCCCTCCGCCTCGCTCTACAGCGCCGCGAAGTTCGGTCTGCGCGGCTTTGCCCACTCCTTGCGCCAGGATCTGCACGGTACGGGGGTGGGCGTGTCGCTCGTACAACCCGGCTTCGTCCGTGATGCGGGGATGTTCGCCGACACCGGGGCCACGCCACCCGCCGGTATACGTACCGTCAGCCCCGAACAGGTCGCGGCCAGCGCCCTCAGGGCGATCGAACGCAACCGTGCCGAGGTCAATGTGGCACCCCTCGAACTCCGCCTGGGCAGCGCCATCGGCGGACTCTTCCCCACCCTGGCCGCTGCCGCCCAGCGCGGGGCTTCGCCCGCCTCCCTCGTCCAGCAGATCGCCCAGGCCCAGCGCCACCAACGCTGA
- a CDS encoding GNAT family N-acetyltransferase has product MSDPASGPTTDPYTLRAVTEDEFSDWARMIADTYGVDRSDEEIAHQRAATALQRTIAVFDGDTPVGGASLYSRLLTVPGAVMPVAGVATVGVTPTHRRRGILTSMMRRQLTDLHEHGAEPVAVLRPAESAVYGRFGYGPATQGNQLRCDKRGMSFRPGTDFGQGMVRLMDRAQARPLVQEIYDRVRSSSVGWPDRGAPHWEVRLFDEPHSRGGATALRFAVHQEPDGQFTGYALYRHKSSRDAVGNDSSAVQVLELAAVSRQAYAALWRYLVGIDLVPWIEYEGAVDEPLQHVLTDPRAARSAVVDRLWVRLVDVDRALTGRRYAASLDLVLDLDDAFCPWNTGRYRLQTDEHGVTCERTKASADLRMGVTELGAAFLGGTTLASLAAAGLVQEVRPGALALADLAFRGSRQPFYPGGWAFPLY; this is encoded by the coding sequence ATGTCCGACCCGGCGTCCGGCCCGACGACCGATCCTTATACGCTCCGTGCGGTCACCGAGGACGAGTTCTCCGACTGGGCCAGAATGATCGCCGATACCTATGGCGTCGACCGGTCCGATGAGGAGATCGCCCACCAGCGTGCGGCAACCGCATTGCAGCGCACCATCGCCGTATTCGACGGGGACACCCCCGTGGGTGGCGCGTCTCTCTACAGTCGGCTGCTGACGGTTCCCGGGGCCGTCATGCCGGTGGCGGGGGTCGCCACGGTCGGTGTGACCCCCACTCACCGGCGCCGCGGGATCCTCACCTCGATGATGCGGCGGCAGCTGACCGATCTGCACGAGCACGGCGCAGAGCCCGTCGCCGTGCTGCGTCCCGCCGAGTCCGCGGTATACGGCCGCTTCGGCTACGGGCCCGCCACGCAGGGGAACCAGCTGCGGTGCGACAAGCGCGGCATGTCCTTCCGTCCCGGGACGGACTTCGGCCAGGGGATGGTTCGGTTGATGGACCGCGCTCAGGCTCGTCCTCTTGTGCAGGAGATCTACGATCGGGTCCGGAGCAGCTCGGTCGGCTGGCCCGACAGGGGTGCCCCTCACTGGGAGGTCCGTCTGTTCGACGAGCCGCACTCGCGCGGGGGCGCGACCGCGCTGCGCTTCGCCGTACATCAGGAGCCAGACGGCCAGTTCACCGGATACGCCCTGTACCGGCACAAGAGCTCGCGCGATGCCGTAGGCAACGACAGCAGCGCGGTGCAGGTCCTTGAGCTGGCGGCTGTGTCACGGCAGGCGTATGCCGCACTGTGGCGCTATCTGGTGGGGATCGACCTGGTGCCGTGGATCGAATACGAAGGTGCGGTGGACGAACCGCTCCAGCATGTGCTGACGGATCCGCGTGCGGCACGCTCGGCCGTGGTGGACCGGCTGTGGGTGCGGCTGGTCGATGTGGACCGGGCGCTGACGGGACGCCGGTATGCGGCATCACTGGACCTGGTCCTGGACCTCGACGACGCATTCTGCCCGTGGAACACCGGCCGCTACCGCCTGCAGACCGATGAGCATGGGGTGACCTGCGAGCGTACGAAGGCCTCCGCGGATCTGCGGATGGGCGTAACCGAGCTGGGTGCGGCCTTCCTCGGGGGTACGACGCTGGCATCGCTTGCGGCCGCGGGCCTGGTCCAGGAAGTGCGGCCGGGCGCGCTGGCCCTCGCCGACCTCGCCTTCCGCGGCAGTCGGCAGCCTTTCTACCCCGGGGGCTGGGCGTTCCCGCTCTACTGA
- a CDS encoding MbtH family NRPS accessory protein: MDENARYQVLRNDEDQYSLWLADLEVPDGWHAVGKEGTQDECSAYVDEVWTDMRPRSLRERMDRAAS, from the coding sequence ATGGACGAGAACGCCCGCTACCAGGTGCTGCGCAACGACGAGGACCAGTACTCGCTGTGGCTGGCCGACCTGGAGGTCCCCGACGGCTGGCACGCCGTGGGCAAGGAGGGCACCCAGGACGAGTGCTCCGCCTACGTCGACGAGGTCTGGACCGACATGCGCCCCCGTAGCCTGCGCGAACGCATGGACCGCGCCGCCTCCTGA
- a CDS encoding MarR family transcriptional regulator has translation MAEREVPARDVDDVEAVTRAVLTASRLLVAVSARSLAAVEERVTLPQFRMLMVLSTRGATKLVVLAELLQVAPSTAMRMVDRLITAGLADRQINPGNRRETLLTLTEEGRRTVEDVTGRRRAEISEIVERLAPGERTALIKALTALNEAGGEPPAHDLELHPLGWTDASAQRGG, from the coding sequence ATGGCCGAGCGCGAAGTCCCTGCGAGGGACGTGGATGATGTGGAAGCGGTGACCCGTGCGGTCCTCACGGCGTCGAGACTGCTGGTCGCGGTGTCCGCGCGTTCGCTTGCGGCGGTCGAGGAGCGGGTGACGCTGCCGCAGTTCCGGATGCTGATGGTTCTCTCCACGCGCGGAGCCACCAAGCTGGTCGTCCTCGCCGAACTGCTCCAGGTTGCCCCGTCGACCGCGATGCGCATGGTGGACCGGCTCATCACGGCGGGCCTGGCAGACCGGCAGATCAACCCCGGCAACCGCCGCGAGACCCTGCTGACGCTCACGGAGGAAGGGCGTCGCACCGTTGAGGATGTCACCGGCCGACGCCGCGCCGAGATCAGCGAGATCGTCGAACGGCTGGCCCCAGGCGAGCGGACCGCTCTCATCAAGGCGTTGACCGCTCTCAACGAGGCGGGTGGTGAGCCGCCCGCGCATGATCTGGAGCTGCATCCCCTGGGCTGGACCGACGCCTCGGCGCAGCGTGGTGGCTGA
- a CDS encoding dienelactone hydrolase family protein: MTSVHGGPLDIPTPDGIADAYLAHPDDGQPHPGVLLYMDAFGLRPSLEEMARRLAGHGYTVLVPNVFYRAGRAPVVELPDFIDPSQRPEIFEQLFPVIQTLTPDLAMRDAGAYVDWLAASPEVTDGPLGTAGYCMGGVLAIRTAAARPERIGAAAAFHAGRLVTDAEDSPHRLADRITAELYFGHADHDHSMPADQIKILEQTLDTAGVRYRSELYEGADHGYTQADTAAYNAEANARHWRNMLELFGRRL, encoded by the coding sequence ATGACGAGCGTGCACGGTGGCCCCCTGGACATCCCCACTCCGGACGGCATCGCCGATGCCTATCTCGCCCACCCCGACGACGGCCAGCCGCACCCCGGCGTCCTGCTGTACATGGACGCCTTCGGACTGCGGCCGTCGCTGGAGGAGATGGCCAGGCGCCTGGCCGGGCACGGCTACACGGTGCTGGTGCCCAATGTCTTCTACCGCGCCGGACGTGCCCCGGTGGTGGAGCTGCCCGACTTCATCGATCCCTCTCAGCGGCCGGAGATCTTCGAGCAGCTTTTCCCGGTGATCCAGACCCTCACCCCGGACCTGGCGATGCGGGACGCCGGAGCCTACGTCGACTGGCTGGCCGCCTCCCCCGAGGTCACTGACGGCCCGTTGGGCACCGCCGGTTACTGCATGGGCGGGGTCCTCGCCATCCGCACCGCCGCGGCCCGTCCGGAACGCATCGGCGCCGCGGCCGCCTTCCACGCCGGCCGCCTGGTCACCGACGCCGAGGACAGTCCGCACCGGCTCGCCGACCGCATCACGGCGGAGCTGTACTTCGGCCACGCCGACCACGATCATTCGATGCCCGCCGACCAGATCAAGATCCTGGAGCAGACGCTGGACACCGCGGGCGTGCGCTACCGCAGCGAGCTGTACGAAGGTGCCGACCACGGCTACACGCAGGCCGACACCGCCGCGTACAACGCCGAGGCGAACGCACGCCACTGGCGCAACATGCTGGAACTCTTCGGGCGCCGTCTCTGA